Proteins from a single region of Manis javanica isolate MJ-LG chromosome 5, MJ_LKY, whole genome shotgun sequence:
- the METAP1 gene encoding methionine aminopeptidase 1, which produces MAAVETRVCETDGCSSEAKLQCPTCIKLGIQGSYFCSQECFKGSWATHKLLHKKAKDEKARREVSSWTVEGDINTDPWAGYRYTGKLRPHYPLMPTRPVPSYIQRPDYADHPLGMSESEQALKGTSQIKLLSAEDIEGMRHVCRLAREVLDVAAGMIKPGVTTEEIDHAVHLACIARNCYPSPLNYYNFPKSCCTSVNEVICHGIPDRRPLQEGDIVNVDITLYRSGYHGDLNETFFVGDVDEGARKLVQTTYECLMHAIDAVKPGVRYRELGNIIQKHAQANGFSVVRSYCGHGIHKLFHTAPNVPHYAKNKAVGVMKAGHVFTIEPMICEGGWQDETWPDGWTAVTRDGKRSAQFEHTLLVMDTGCEILTRRLDSSRPHFMAQL; this is translated from the exons GAATGTTTTAAAGGAAGTTGGGCAACTCATAAGTTACTACATAAGAAAGCAA AAGATGAAAAGGCGAGGCGAGAAGTGTCTTCCTGGACTGTAGAAGGTGATATTAACACTGACCCATGGGCAGGTTATCGATATACTGGTAAACTCAGACCACATTATCCACTG ATGCCAACGAGGCCAGTGCCAAGTTATATTCAAAGACCAGATTATGCTGATCACCCTTTAG GAATGTCTGAATCTGAACAGGCTCTTAAAGGTACTTCTCAAATTAAATTACTTTCAGCTGAAGATATAGAAGGGATGCGACATGTATGTAGG CTTGCTAGAGAAGTATTGGACGTTGCTGCTGGGATGATTAAACCAGGTGTAACTACTGAAGAAATAGATCATGCTGTACATTTA GCATGCATTGCAAGAAATTGCTATCCTTCTCCCCTGAATTACTATAATTTCCCAAAGTCTTGTTGTACTTCAGTGAATGAAGTGATCTGCCATGGAATTCCAGACAGACGGCCTTTGCAAGAAGGTGATATTGTTAACG TGGACATCACTCTTTATCGCAGTGGTTACCACGGGGACCTGAATGAGACATTTTTTGTTGGAGATGTGGATGAGGGAGCACGGAAACTGGTTCAGACCACGTATGAGTGCCTGATGCATGCCATCGATGCAG tgaAGCCTGGTGTTCGATACAGAGAATTGGGAAACATTATTCAGAAGCATGCCCAAGCAAATGGGTTTTCAGTTGTTCGAAGCTATTGTGGGCATGGAATCCATAAGCTTTTTCATACAGCCCCCAATGTACCCCACTATGCCA aaaataaagcagTTGGAGTGATGAAGGCGGGCCACGTGTTTACAATTGAGCCGATGATTTGTGAAG gtGGATGGCAGGATGAAACCTGGCCGGATGGTTGGACTGCGGTGACAAGAGATGGAAAGCGGTCTGCTCAGTTCGAGCACACCCTGCTCGTCATGGACACTGGCTGTGAAATCCTAACCCGGCGGCTTGATAGCTCACGGCCTCACTTCATGGCCCAATTGTAG